In the genome of Astatotilapia calliptera chromosome 18, fAstCal1.2, whole genome shotgun sequence, the window ATGAGTTTTATTTTACCATTCTCTTGTGTATTTGGAGGAGAGACCGGTTCCTCTTTGTTTAGGCCTTTTTAGTAGAATAATGAGAATTGGaggaacaaactaacagaataACAACTGCATAAAGCATAGTAGGCTACCAGTCATGCAATCAGTCTGTCAGTCATTAAACTGTTTACAGTGTTAATGTTCTCCTGTCTGTGGCGAAGTCATAATTATCACACTAATGCGGAGTTCCCTGTGGTGAGTCAGTGTGTGAAAACCTGACAGGTGAGGGGAAGTTGAGGTGGAAAGAACCTTTTAAGAAGAAAACTGTCACACATCAGGTCACTTCACTCTGCTCTCCTGATGTAAGAGGACAGGTATTCCCCTGGATGAAGGCCGTTAGTGCTGTTAGTGGACAAATGAACTCAAAAGAGACCAAAGGTCCAGGGCTGGCCTCCCTGGAGGGAAGTCTCAGAAATGAAAGGCTGgtagcttcattttttttcatagaGTCATAGATGCGTtattaaaagcacaaacacgggatgaaaaaaaatacaggagTTTTTAAGATATGGCTTATGCATGTATGCAGTCAGCATGAAGCAGTGCACCTTCCCTGTGAGGGACACACCCCCCACATCTGAAATTCTTCATCTGTGGTCTCAGACCGTGTCAAGTCATTTCTCACTTGCACACAAAAGAAGATCATGTCAAGAGTCGAGGCGTTTAGGGACACAAACCTCCGCTCGCTGCTGAGGGAGCTGCGAACTGACATCGCTATGGCTGTGGATGACCCTTTCCCCCTGGTCTATGGTTTGGCGGACAAAAACATcatcacagagcagctgctgaAGGTAAGAAACTGAACAGAGATTGGATATCCGTATTAATTGTGTAAACCTTAATTTTGatttgaaataatttttttatgctACTTTAAGCAAGTATCGGGCTGCTTCCATTAAAGGATATCAGTGCTGAACTTTCAGTCTTCAAACTCATAAACTTAATGTGTCTATAGGAGACTCTGGAGAAAGAGGCTAGAGAAGGCATCCACAAGGCCATGTACTCCCTCCTGTCCTGGGTGTTGGAGCAGAGCAGATCCACTGTCCAGGCCTTCTTGAACAACTTATCCAAAGACTATAATCTGGACAGCTACCCCAGGCTGCAGACCCTGCTCACTAACCTGGATTCCCGTATGTGACACACAGTTTACGACAAAACATTtgtcacacacaaataaatctaCATCTATACACTTGTTATAGGCATGAATGTCATAATCATTTTGTCATGGTGATTGACACGATAAGTTCATGATTCCTATTAAGGAATAAACTATTGTTCTCCCacggtggaatgattgtacatcATACATCTATTGTGACTTCAAAATGACAAGAATTGAGTGCACAAGTTTTACTTTATGTTAGattcacacaggctcaaatatatGGATCCGTACACCCCCATTAATATTTGGTTAAGTGCCCCTCAGCAAGATGCACCTCGACCAGATGCTTTTGGAAGCCATCTGGCATAATTCTGATGGGATGTTTGAATGGTGCTCTTGGCAAATTTGGAAGATTTTATTAAAATTGGCTGGTTTCCTGGCATGAACCCGGCTTTTAAGCTTAGCCCACAAATTTATTGGGAATTTTGGAAGGTCAGTATCTTAATGTTGGCTTGTTTTTATCTATGCTAAAaccattttgtgtgtgtgtttggaaaatTAAATTACGTCCAAGTTTCAACCATCTAATTCCCAATTTGAGGTGAAGTCAAAGAATTTGGATGTAGTCCTCCtcttcattattccatccactCTTGAAATCTGTCATtaccactggcagcaaaacagccccagaacATGATGCCACCACCACGCTTGATAGTTAGTACAgtgttcttaggtttgaaagcctcacctttactcctccaaacatacCTCTTGTCACTATGGCCAAGTAGCTCAATCTTTGTCTTGTCTTTTGCCAGACCTTAGTAAAGTGGTCACCTGAATAACTTGTCCCTATGTACAATTGTCTGAATTTATCTTGGAATCTGCAGCTGTTTAAAAATGGCTGCAAAAGACAACTTGTGTAAATCTAATAGTCTCCTTATTAGAGTTCCTTGGACTTTCCAGTCTTATTGCCAACACaatgagtgctgtcaaacaaatcctttttaaaGAGAACTAGTGGCGGTAGTCAACCAGTTAATAGGTgagtatatgtatgtattttggtctgtatgtatacttttgaaCCCATGTGAATtagagaaatataaataaatagtttctaGTGCTCACTATTCTTGTTTAgattttttatctgtttatttagaGTCAATAAAGATGATGTACAGttaaaagaacagttcaaagaaatcatgaaAAGACCAAAATTCTATGACGTTCCTGCCCATGATGAGCGTCTGAGGATCCTCAGAAGAATACTCTACTGTACCAGTGTCAAATAACATTCAGCACAAACTGACAttcctcagatttttttctattttttcttattaatttacaaaagcaataaaacctCAGTTGCATCTGTTGCACCAGAGCTGAAAACAGTCTCTCGGGACaattttctgtcacatttagACTCTAATGGTTTACATTGTTGCTGATTTTGTTTGACAGGAAGGGAGACTGCAGGTtccaaacatgaaaacagaccATCTGGAGGTCACAAACCTCCTCACAGTAAGAAGAGGAGCCATGCGGATCGAGAACTGAGCTCCCAGCGGTCACAGTATCATGCCAAGACAACCGATGGAGGAGGTCATCTCCCATACTGCACTTGCTTTGTATCATAATAGGCTTATTTTGGCAATCAAAAGATACATAGGCTTCACAAAGAATTAACCTGGAATACTCTAAAACGCACATGACTTTGCTGTCTTCATTATAAGGTCTTATCTACTCTGTTTAAGGAAGTAAAGTGAAGCTCTACAGAGTGAAGAGTGAAGCTCCTGGCTCCAAGCTGCCATCTGAAAACAGTAAttatcataaaaataaatatattaaatacttTTATGCCACGAATACATAACCAAACCTATTTTCTGCTTCAGGTGTGCAAGTACTGTCTTCCACAATCCAGAGAGGAGTCCACCTGCCCTCTTCATCCTCGTCCTTCTCGGTTCCCTCCACGGATCCCCCAGTCAACCATGATAACCAAGAAAAGGTGCATGTTATGCAGGCATATTGTTTGGAAGGTAAGTCATATAATGAATATGTGAACTTCTTTTTTCAGAAAACTGAAGCAACATCAAACTATGAATGTGAAAACACAGACCTAACTAAGCTTTAACCTTTATGCAAGATTTTCCCCTTTAAAACCCACTGTCATTTAACAGGGGCCACCAGAGAGCCCATTAAAGCTGGTGGGGGTCCGTCAGAGGAGACAAATGCATCAAAGTCCAAGTCTGCTAAGAGCACATTTCACCACCAGGTGGAGTCAGCCACACGCATGGTAGACGCTGTAATCCCCTCACTCTTAAATAAAGTTGCTTGTGCTTTATATGAATGTGGGTGCCTGCTTATCTATGTTACATTTATCGGCCTGTGTTTAGATTCATTACAATGATGATGAGTGTACAGTGTGTAAGGATGGAGGGGAGCTGATCTGCTGTGACGGTTGCCCTCGAGCTTTTCATCTGGCCTGCCTTGACCCTCCACTCTCGTCCATACCAAGGTGAAGAATAATGTGCTGGTGTGCCgagatgttttttttgctttgagaAAGAGGTTATAACGTTACATTATCTGCAGTGGCTCTTGGCAGTGTGAGTGGTGCCGTGGACACAgggtgaaaaaagagaaagcacaGCTACCCTTACAAGTAAGTTCCTGAAGGAAGGAAGCAGGAAATGTGCACATACTGAATCCACTGAATAACctacagtactgtgaaaaagtcttCAAcgaccctcatttctttatattttgctaggaaaatggggaATGGTTTCAGCAATTTGTTAAAACATGAGCAAACATACATAGAAATGCAGTAATgcagtcaatatttggtatgacctttattcttcaacacagtctgaactctcttagccAGCCGTCTGGtattttctttaagtagtcttcaggaatagttctccaaaaGTTCTTcttgaaggttttttttcttctgattttAGCTGCTCTGGGCTCTGGTCTGgctaatccatgactgataatgttgcattgtgtgttttttcaatCCAGGTGTGCATTCACTGCATTGGcaatgtgtttgggatcattgtgatGATGAAATATTATCCTTTTCTCGatcagacactttccagatggcACTGCATATTGGATCAAAATCTGTTGCTACCTTTCTGCATTCAAGATTTCAACAtttttgacaagattcccaacACCACTAGCTGAAATGCAgcaccaaaccatgacagagcttccactgtgttttacagatggctataGACACATTGTTGTACCTCtatcctgacctcctctgtacatgATGTGAACCAGACGTTTTAGATTTGGATCACTCCAGGACACCCGTGGTCTTTGgctttctgtcatttaaaatttttttatttagcatacctctctttttcccttccttaagaactgcttcttgacagccactgagaccatttgCATCTGCTGCAGATAGTTTTTTGGGcctgacattttttcttttgtcctccacttgtcgattgctttttaaggacacactgcgcaccatgctgagatatgcctGGTTTTTGGCTATTAGCTTTTGGGGAATcatcttgttggtgcaaaaatgtgCTATCTtcagcatttttcatagattcagcaaaagaaatgaacaa includes:
- the aire gene encoding autoimmune regulator isoform X3 → MSRVEAFRDTNLRSLLRELRTDIAMAVDDPFPLVYGLADKNIITEQLLKETLEKEAREGIHKAMYSLLSWVLEQSRSTVQAFLNNLSKDYNLDSYPRLQTLLTNLDSRRETAGSKHENRPSGGHKPPHSKKRSHADRELSSQRSQYHAKTTDGGGSKVKLYRVKSEAPGSKLPSENSVQVLSSTIQRGVHLPSSSSSFSVPSTDPPVNHDNQEKVHVMQAYCLEGATREPIKAGGGPSEETNASKSKSAKSTFHHQIHYNDDECTVCKDGGELICCDGCPRAFHLACLDPPLSSIPSGSWQCEWCRGHRVKKEKAQLPLQALSAHPQQTNTNCSNSITDVSFYSSLSSSLTSVTATTSASGVRNQCSGGELVGVREVCGICHLGGGDLTHCFQCLKHFHVNCHFSKGRSICLSCSRLWGSSAEREAESRGGQLAPLAQNTLSHDQSASLSEPIHHKDELDSILGDQSSIDGILQWAFHNMSRPLPGSQGCYQ
- the aire gene encoding autoimmune regulator isoform X2; this encodes MSRVEAFRDTNLRSLLRELRTDIAMAVDDPFPLVYGLADKNIITEQLLKETLEKEAREGIHKAMYSLLSWVLEQSRSTVQAFLNNLSKDYNLDSYPRLQTLLTNLDSRRETAGSKHENRPSGGHKPPHSKKRSHADRELSSQRSQYHAKTTDGGGSKVKLYRVKSEAPGSKLPSENSVQVLSSTIQRGVHLPSSSSSFSVPSTDPPVNHDNQEKVHVMQAYCLEGATREPIKAGGGPSEETNASKSKSAKSTFHHQVESATRMIHYNDDECTVCKDGGELICCDGCPRAFHLACLDPPLSSIPSGSWQCEWCRGHRVKKEKAQLPLQALSAHPQQTNTNCSNSITDVSFYSSLSSSLTSVTATTSASGVRNQCSGGELVGVREVCGICHLGGGDLTHCFQCLKHFHVNCHFSKGRSICLSCSRLWGSSAEREAESRGGQLAPLAQNTLSHDQSASLSEPIHHKDELDSILGDSSIDGILQWAFHNMSRPLPGSQGCYQ
- the aire gene encoding autoimmune regulator isoform X1, producing MSRVEAFRDTNLRSLLRELRTDIAMAVDDPFPLVYGLADKNIITEQLLKETLEKEAREGIHKAMYSLLSWVLEQSRSTVQAFLNNLSKDYNLDSYPRLQTLLTNLDSRRETAGSKHENRPSGGHKPPHSKKRSHADRELSSQRSQYHAKTTDGGGSKVKLYRVKSEAPGSKLPSENSVQVLSSTIQRGVHLPSSSSSFSVPSTDPPVNHDNQEKVHVMQAYCLEGATREPIKAGGGPSEETNASKSKSAKSTFHHQVESATRMIHYNDDECTVCKDGGELICCDGCPRAFHLACLDPPLSSIPSGSWQCEWCRGHRVKKEKAQLPLQALSAHPQQTNTNCSNSITDVSFYSSLSSSLTSVTATTSASGVRNQCSGGELVGVREVCGICHLGGGDLTHCFQCLKHFHVNCHFSKGRSICLSCSRLWGSSAEREAESRGGQLAPLAQNTLSHDQSASLSEPIHHKDELDSILGDQSSIDGILQWAFHNMSRPLPGSQGCYQ